The DNA region GCGCGCTGCTCGACGGCGAGCTGGTGGCCTGGCCGGCGGCGTGGCCGGCGCTGGAGCCGGGCGCGACGCTCGTGCCGTTGCGGGCCGGCGGCGCGGCGCACGGGCTGCTCGCGGTCGACGGCCCGGCACCCGGCCCGGGGCTGGTCGAGGTGCTCGTGGCGTTCGCGGCGGCGGCGCTCGCGGCGACGGCGGCCGACGCCGAGCGCGCGCGGGCGGGTGCCGCGCTGGCGGCGCTGGCGACGGTGACGGCGGCGCTCGCGGCGGCGACGGACGCGGCCGGGGTCGCGGCCGCGCTCGCGGCGGCCGGGCTGGGGAGCGTGGCGGTCCGCGACCACGGCGTGGTGCTCGACGGCGCCCGCGGGGTGGCCGAGGCGGACCTGCCGGCGCCGCTGGCGGCGGCGTTCGACGGCTGGGCGGCCGACCCGCGGCCGGTCGCGCTCGCCGGCGGCGACACGGTCGGCTACCCGGTGCTCGCCCGCGGCGCCGTGCGCGGCGCGGTGCTCGTGCCGGCGCCGGTGCCGGAGGCGGCCGACGCGGCGGCACGCGCGCTGGCCGTCGCGGCGGGTGCCACCCTCGCCCGGATCGACCTGGAACGCCGCCTGCGCCGCCAGCGCACCCGCGTCGCGGTGCTGACCCGCCTGCACGCCGTCCTCGACGGCGCCACCGGCGCGACCGTCGTCGCGCGGCTCAACGACCTGCTCGCGCCGACCGGCGACGAGGTGGTCGCGCTGCGGCTGCGCGGGCGCCGCGCCGCGCCGGTGGAGGAGGGCGCGGTGGCGCTGCCGCTGCGTTCGGGGCGGCGGGTCGTCGGCGACCTGGTGGTCCGGCCGGTGCGGCGCGACGACGACGCCGTGGCGTTCCTGGAGGCGGTCGCGGCGGGCGTCGCCGAGCACGCCGCGCGCGCCGCCGCGCGGGAACGCCTCGAGGAGGCGGCCCGCGACCGCGCGGTCGCCGCCGAGCGCGACCGCATCGCCGCCGACCTGCACGACAGCGTCGGCCAGCTCTTCGTCGGCATCGGGCTGCTCGCGCGGCGCGCGGCCGACGAGCTGCCCGCCGACTCGCCGTGGGCGCAACGGTTCGCGCGGCTCACCGACATCAGCCGCGAGGGGAAGTGGGCGATCGACGACGCGGTGCGCGCGCTGGCGTTCGTCCCGGCCCGGCGCGGGCTGGTCGACTCGCTGCGCGCGCTGGCGCGCTCGGTCGGCGCCGACAGCGGCATCGACGTCGCGGTGCGCGCTGACGGGCGCGCGCGGCGGCTGCCCGCCGAGGCGGAGCAGGCGTTGTTCCGGGTCGCGCACCAGGCGCTCGCGAACGCCTGGCGGCACGCCCGCTGCACCGCCGTCGGCGTGGAGGTGGCGTACGAGCCGGGCGCGGTCCGGGTCCGGGTCCGCGACGACGGCGTCGGCCTCGGGCAGCGGCCGCCCGACACCTCCGCCGGCTTCGGCATGAGCACGATGCGGCGCGCGGTCGCGGGCGTCGGCGGCACGTTGCGGGTCGCCAACGAGGAGCCGCACGGCGTCCTGGTCGAGGCGCGCGTGCCGGTGGGCGCCCGGTGATCCGCGTCCTGGTGGTGGACGACCACCCGATCGTCCGCGAGGGCATCGTGGCGAGCCTCGGCGTGGAGCCGGACGTCACCGTCGTGGCGTCGTTGCGGACGGCGGAGGAGGCGCTCGACTCGCTGTCGCGGCTGCACCCCGACGTGCTGGTGCTCGACCACGGCCTGCCGGGCGCGTCCGGCGTCGACACCTGCCAGCACCTGCGCCGCCGTGCCGGCGGCCCGGCCGTCGTGCTGCTCACCGGGAGCCCCAACGCCGCCCTGCTGCGGCGGGCGTTGCAGGCGGGGGCGGTGGCGTTCGTCGCGAAGGACTCGGCGCCGTCGGTGCTGCGCGACGCGGTGCGCGCGGCGCACGCGGGGGAGCCGTACATCGACCCGTCGCTGGCGCGGGTCGTCATCGACCTGGCCGAACGCAGCACCGCCAAGCGCGGCCCGTACGGCCTGACCCGCGCCGAGCTCGAGGTCGTGGCGCTGCTGCCGAAGGGGCTGATGAACCGCGAGATCGCCACCGAGCTCGGCATCGCCGAGAACACCGTGAAGACCCACCTGCGCCACGCCCTGCGCAAGCTCGACGTCCGCGACCGCGCCCAGGCCGCCGCGATCGTGGTGAAAGAGGGCTGGGCCTGACGGGGGCGGGCCCAGGCCGGCCGGTGCGGATGGCGGGCATCCACCCGCACCGGTCACCCCCGCCGGGGGAGCGGTCCCCAAGGAGCCGCTCCTCCGGCGGGTTCCGCCCGCTACGCCGGGACGCAGACGAGCAGCCAGGCGGCGCCGGCCGGCGTGGCGACCTCGCGGTACTCGCACCGCATGTCGCCGGGCCAGTCCGTGCAGGCGACCGACACCGGGAACGGCGCCGGGTCGGCCCCCGCCTCGGCGACGCAGTACGGCGTGGCGCCGGCGGGCGCGGCGAGACCGGCGGTGGCGGCGAGGCCGCAGAGCAGCAGCAGGATCGAACGGCGCATGGGTTCCCTCCCCTTCGGCCGCCCACGGCGGGCGGCGACCCCGGGACAACGAACGGCCGCCGCTAGAGTCGCGGCCATGCAGCGCTGGCGCGGCCTGGACGCGGCGCCGCCGGGGTGGCGGCGTTCGGTGGTCACCATCGGCGTCTTCGACGGCGTCCACCGCGGCCACCAGGCGATCATCGGCGAGGCGGTGGCGCGGGCCCGCGCGGCGGGCGTGCCGGCGGTCGTGCTGACGTTCGACCCGCACCCGTCGGAGGTCGTGCGCCCCGGCTCGCACCCGAGCGTGCTGACCAGCCCGCGGTACAAGGCCGAGCTGGTCGAGGGCCTCGGCGCGGACGTGCTCTGCGTGCTGGAGTTCACGCCGGAGTTCAGCCGCCGCACGCCGGCCGAGTTCGCGCACCTGGTGCTCGTGGAGCACCTGCACGCGACGGCCGTCGTCGTCGGCGAGAACTTCCGCTTCGGCCACAAGGCGGCCGGCGACGTCGCCGAGCTCGCGCGGATCGGCGAGCGCTTCGGCTTCGCGGCCAGCGGCGTGCCGCTCGTGCGCGACGGCGACACGACGATCTCCTCGACATACGTCCGCGCCTGCGTCGACGGCGGCGACGTCGCCGCCGCGAGCCGGGCGCTCGGCCGCGAGCACCGGCTCGAGGGCGTCGTCGTCCGCGGCGACGCGCGCGGCCGCACCCTCGGCTACCCGACCGCCAACCTGCACACCGCGCCGTACGCCGCCGTCCCCGCCGACGGCGTCTACGCCGCCTGGCTGGTCCGCGGCGGCGAGCGCCTCCCGGCGGCGGTCAGCGTCGGCACCACCCCGACGTTCCAGGGCCGCGAACGCCGCGTCGAGGCGTTCGTCCTCGACTTCGACGGCGACCTCTACGGCGAGACGGTCGCGCTCGACTTCGTCGCGGCGTTGCGCGCCGCCGACACGATGACGTTCGAGTCGGTGGACGCGCTGGTGGCACAGATCGGACGCGACGTCGCGAACGTCCGCGAACTGCTCGCGCCGTAGGACCTAGGTCCCGAACCGGGTTCCCCCGTCCGGGCAGTGAGGCGGCGGGGGCGGGCGCCGACAACTCCCTGCACAGGCACACGAGGGAGGCGGACATGGCAACGGGGGAGCGGCGGATCCTGGTCGTCGACGACGACGCGGACGTACGGTCGATGGTCCGGCTGGTGCTGGAGACCGAGGGGTACGCGGTGGACGTGGCCGGCGACGGCTTCGCCGCGCTGCGCGCGGTCGAGAGCCTGGCACCGGACTGCGTCGTGCTCGACGTGATGATGCCCGGGCTGGACGGGCACGCCGTGCTGCACCGCATCCGCGGCGGCGCGCGGTCGTCGCTGCCGGTCGTGATGCTCACGGCGTCGGCCGACGACGACTGCGCGTGGCAGGCGTGGACGGAGGGCGTGGACTACTTCCTCGCCAAGCCGTTCGACGCCGACGAGCTGCTGCGCTACCTCGACTACCTGTTCCACGCGGGCTCGCGCGCCTCGTAGGGACGCGCCCGGCACGGCGCGGCTTCGTCCCCGGCGGCGGCTCTGTTACCCTGATCTCCAGCCGGATCCACTCCGGCGCGTTGCCGACTGCCCGGGTGACCACGACCTCGGGACAACGCCTGACCTACCCGAGGAGCCCCGTGCCGCTCGCCAGCGACGTGAAGCAGCAGATCATGGCCGAGTACGCGACCGTCGAGCGCGACACCGGCTCGCCCGAGGTCCAGGTGGCGATGCTGACGCGTCGCATCGCCGACCTCACCGAGCACCTCAAGACCCACAAGCACGACCACCACAGCCGTCGCGGGCTGCTGCTGCTCGTCGGCCGTCGCCGGCGCCTGCTCCAGTACCTCGCCAAGACCGACATCAACCGCTACCGCGCGCTCATCGAGCGTCTCGGCCTGCGGCGCTAGCACCACCCGCCGCCGCCCGGCCCGGGCGGCGGCGGCCACCCGAGCCGGGCCGACCACGCCGCGCACCACGCGGGCAGCCGGTCCTCGGTGGTGGGGTCCGGGACACGTCCCGGGCGCTTCGACTGAAGACCGGCCTCGCCGAACGGCCGCGACGCCTGGCTCCTCGCATCAGGAGGAGTACGTGGCGTCTCTCCAGCCACACAGCACCACCGCCGTCGTCGGCGACCGCACCCTGACCTTCTCGACCGGCCGGCTCGCCCGGCAGGCGGGCGGCTCCGTCACCGTCACGCTGGGCGACACCGTCGTCCTGTCCGCGACGACGGCGGCGAAGGCCCCGCGCGACCAGGTCGACTTCTTCCCCCTCACGGTCGACGTCGAGGAGCGGATGTACGCGGCCGGCAAGATCCCCGGTGGCTTCTTCCGCCGGGAGGGCAAGGCGTCCGAGGACGCCACGCTCACCTGCCGCCTCACCGACCGCCCGCTGCGCCCCTGCTTCCCGAAGGGGTTCCGCAACGAGGTCCACGTCGTCATGACGATCCTGTCCATCGACGACGCCAACCCGTACGACGTGGTGGCCATCAACGCCGCGGCCGCGTCGACGCTGCTCGCCGGCCTGCCGTTCACCGGCCCGGTCGGCGCCACCCGCGTGTCGCACGTCGACGGCCGGTGGGTGGCGTTCCCGACGTGGGAGGAGGGCGAGCGGGCGACGTTCGACATGGTCGTCGCGGGCCGCCTCCTCGAGGACGGCGACGTCGCGATCATGATGGTCGAGGCCGAGGCCACGACCGCCACCGTCGAGCTCGTCGCGGGCGGCGCACAGAAGCCGACCGAGGAGGTCGTCGCCGAGGGCCTGGAGTTCGCGAAGGGCGCCATCAAGGCGTGCTGCGAGGCGCAGACCGAGCTGGCCCGCCTGGCCGCGAAGCCGACCGCCGAGTACCCGGTGTTCGCCGAGTACGGCGACGACGTCCTCGCCGCGGTCCGCGGCGCGGTCGAGTCGGAGCTGGCGTCCGCGCTGACCATCAAGGGGAAGCAGGAGCGCGAGACCGAGGTCGAGCGCGTCAAGGACCTCGCGAAGGAGAAGCTCGCGGCCGAGTTCGAGGGCCGCGAGAAGGAGGTCACGGCGGCGTACCGCTCGCTGACGAAGACGCTGGTCCGCCGGCGCATCGTCACCGAGAAGACCCGCATCGACGGCCGCGGCCTCACCGATATCCGCGAGCTGCACGCCGACGTCGACGTGCTGCCCCGCGTGCACGGCTCGGCGCTGTTCGAGCGCGGCGAGACGCAGATCCTCAACGTCGCCACGCTGGCGATGCTCCGCATGGAGCAGATGATCGACACGCTCTCGCCGGAGAACCGCAAGCGGTACATGCACCACTACAACTTCCCGCCGTACTCGACCGGCGAGACCGGCTTCATGCGGGGCCCGAAGCGCCGCGAGATCGGCCACGGCGCGCTCGCCGAGCGCGCCCTGCTGCCGGTGCTGCCGACGAAGGAGGAGTTCCCGTACGCCATCCGTACGGTCTCCGAGGCGCTCGGCTCCAACGGCTCCACGTCGATGGGCTCGGTCTGCGCGAGCACGCTGTCGCTGCTCGCGGCGGGCGTGCCGCTCAAGGCGCCGGTCGCCGGCATCGCGATGGGCCTCGTCTACGAGAACGGCGAGTACGGCGTGCTCACCGACATCCTCGGCGCCGAGGACGCGTACGGCGACATGGACTTCAAGGTCGCCGGCACCCGTGACTACGTCACCGCGCTGCAGCTCGACACCAAGCTCGACGGCATCCCGAGCGACGTGCTCGGCGGGGCGTTGCAGCAGGCGCGCGAGGCGCGGCTGCAGATCCTCGACGTGATGGCCGAGGCGATCGACGGGCCGGCCGAGATGAGCCCGTTCGCGCCGCGGATCATCACGGAGAAGATCCCGGTCGACAAGATCGGCGAGGTGATCGGGCCGAAGGGCAAGGTCATCAACCAGATCCAGGCCGACACGGGCGCCGAGCTGACGATCGAGGACGACGGCACGATCTACATCGGCGCGACCGACGGCATCAAGGCCGAGGCGGCGCTGACGGCGATCCGCCAGATCGTCTCGCCGCAGATGCCGCAGGTCGGCGAGCGGTTCCTCGGCACGGTCGTCAAGACCACGGCGTTCGGCGCGTTCGTCTCGCTGACGCCCGGCAAGGACGGCCTGATCCACATCTCCAAGCTCGGCAAGGGGAAGCGGCTCGCCAAGGTCGAGGACGCCGTCAACGTCGGCGACAAGCTCCAGGTCGAGATCCTCGAGATCGACCAGCGCGGCAAGATCTCGCTCGGGCTCGTCGACGCCTCGGCCCCGGCCGAGGGCGGCGCCGAGGCTCCGGCCGAGGCCGCGGCCACGCCGGCCGAGTAGTGGCCCGTACGCTCGTCCGCCAGGGCTCGGACGGTACGACGATCCGTCGTACCGTCCTGCCCGGCGGCCTGCGCGTCGTCACCGAGTCGATGCCGACCGTGCGGTCGGTGGCGTTCGGGATCTGGGTGGGGGTCGGCTCGCGCGACGAGTCGCCAGGCCTGGCCGGAGCGTCGCACTTCCTCGAGCACCTGCTGTTCAAGGGGACGAAGCGGCGCTCCGCGCTCGACATCGCGGCGGTGATGGACGCGGTCGGCGGCGAGATGAACGCGTTCACCGCCAAGGAGTACACGTGCTACTACGCGCGTGTCCTCGACAGCGACCTGCCGCTCGCGGTGGACGTGGTGAGCGACATGGTGACGTCGTCGCTCATCGCCACCGACGACGTGGAGAGCGAGCGCGGCGTCATCCTCGAAGAGATCGCCATGCACGACGACGCGCCGGACGACATCGTCCACGACGCGTTCGCCAAGGCGATCTTCGGCGACCACCCGCTCGGCCGCCCGGTGCTCGGCACCGTCGACTCGATCACCGGCGTCTCCCGCGGGTCGATCAACGGCTACTACCGGCGGCGCTACCAGCCGCGGAACATGGTCGTCGCGGTCGCCGGCAACGTCGACCACGCCCGCGTGGTGCGCCTGGTGCGCAAGGCGTTCGCCGGGTTCCTCGACGGCGACGTCGACCCGGCCGCGCCGCGCGCCGGGTCGTCGGCGCCGCGGGTGCTCGGCGGCGTGCAGGTCACCCGCCGGCCGACCGAGCAGGCCAACCTCGTGCTCGGCACCGGCGGGCTGGCCCGCACCGACGAGCGCCGGTTCGCCCTCGGCGTGCTCAACAACGCGCTCGGCGGCGGCATGTCGTCGCGGCTGTTCCAGGAGGTGCGGGAGCGCCGCGGCCTCGCCTACTCGGTCTACAGCTACCACTCGCAGTACGCCGACACCGGCCTGTTCGGCGTCTACGCCGGCTGCGCCCCGGCGCGGGTCACCGAGGTGCTCTCGCTCTGCCGCGAGCAGCTCGACGAGGTCGCCGCCAAGGGCATCACCGCCGAGGAGGTGGCCCGCGGCAAGGGCCAGCTCAAGGGCTCGCTCGTGCTCGGCCTGGAGGACACCGGCTCGCGCATGTCGCGGATCGGGAAGGGCGAGCTGGTCTACGGCGAGCAGCTCACCGTGGACGAGGTGATCGCGCGGATCGACGCGGTGACGCCGGACGACGTGCGGGCGGTCGCGGCCGACGTGCTGGCGCCGGCGTCGCTCGGGCTCGCGGTGATCGGGCCGTTCGACGACGTGGACTTCTCGGCGGCGGTGGCGTAGGTGCGCGTCGCGGTGCTCGGCGCGAGCGGTCGCATGGGCACCGTCACCTGTGCCGCCATCCGGGACGCGGACGACCTCGAGCTGGTCGACCTCGGCGACGCCGAGGTCGCGGTTGACTTCACGCACCCCGACGTGGTGATGGACAACGTCCGCACCTGCGTCGAACGCGGCGTGCACGCCGTCGTCGGCACCACCGGCTTCGACGACGAGCGCCTCGCCACGCTGCGGTCCTGGCTCGCCGCCGCGCCGGGCGTCGGCGTCGTCGTCGCCCCGAACTTCGGCCTCGGCGCCGTGCTGATGATGCGCTTCGCCGAGCAGGCGGCCGCCCACTTCGACTCGGTCGAGATCGTCGAGCTGCACCACCCCGGCAAGGCCGACGCGCCGTCCGGCACCGCCCGCGCCACCGCCGCCCGCGTCGCGGCCGCGCGCGCGGCGGCCGGTGCCGCCCCCGCCCCCGACGCCACGTCGGCGGCGCTGCCCGGCGCGCGCGGCGCCTCCGTCGACGGCATCCCGGTCCACTCGGTCCGCGTCGCCGGCCTGGTCGCGCACCAGGAGGTGCTGCTCGGCAGCGCGGGGGAGACGCTGACCATCCGGCACGGCTCCACCGACCGGGTGTCGTTCATGCCGGGGGTGCTGCTCGCGGTGCGCGCGGTGCCGTCGCGGCCGGGCCTCACGCTGGGGCTCGACGCGCTGCTGTGAGGGTGTTCACCGCGCGGCGCACCACGCTGCTGCTCGTCGCGGCGCTCGCGTACTACACGTTCGTCATCGGCGGCCGCGGCCTGGTGCTGCTGCGCGACGAGCGGCCGGCGTTCCGCGGGCTCGGCGCCGGCCTGCTGCTGCTCGACGCCGTCGGCGTGGCGCTGGTGGCGGCGGAGGTGCGCTTCGGCGCCCGCTCGCAACGCCTCGCCCGCCTGCGCGGCGACACCGCCGCCCCGGCGCGGACCCTGGCCGACGCGGACGCGGCGTTCGACGTGGCGAAGGCGGCGGTGGAGGCGGCGCCGGAGGACTGGCGCGCCTGGTACGACCTCGCGGTCGCCTACGGCGACGCGCGCGACACCCGCCGCGGCCGGGCCGCGATGCGCCGGGCGATCGCGCTGGAACGCGCCGGCGCCTGACCCGGCCTGGCCGGTCGTGCCTGCGCACATCGCCGCACCGGGGCGCGTCAGTGGGCGGGGACGCACTCCACGCCGACCGGCGGCTCCGGGAGGGAGGCGCAGTCCACCACGTCCTGGTCGACCGTCAGGTCGCCGAGGTGCGCCGGGTTGTCGGGGATCGTCACGACGAGGTCGTTGCCGCGGGGCAGCTTGCCGCCGCAGGCGACGACGTCGCGGCAGCCGGGGCGGGACGGGCCACCGCCCCCGTCGGCGGGCGGGACGGGCCGGTCGGCAAGCGTGGCGCGGGGCGCGCCCGCGGTGGCGGCGCGGACGGTCGCCGGCGCGGCGGGCGGGGCGGCCGGAACGGCCGGAGCGTGCGGGCGGACCGCGTCGACCGGCTCGGCGCCGAGCGGCGGCGCGGCGGCCGGCCGGGGCGTGGCGAGCGACGGCGTGCGGGTGGGGGTGCCGGTCGCGACGACGACCGCCGCGGCGGCGGTGCCGGCGGCGACCGCGAGGGCGGCGACCCGCAGGTCGCCCAGGCGGCGGCGGGCGGGGGCGTAGCGGCCGCGCAGCATCTCGCGCTGCTCCGGCGGGAGCGCGGCGAGGGCGCGCTGGGCGGCGTCGAGGCGGTCGGGGGTCACGGCGGCGTCGGCGGCCTCGGCCCAGGCGTCCGGCGCGGCGGCCCGGTGGCGGGCGGCGACGCGGCACCAGGCGTACGCGGCGGCGGCCGAGGGGAACGTCCGCGCGCCCGCGGCCGCGAGCACGTCGCGGGCGACCGCGGCGGCGGCGTCGGCGGGCAGGCCGAGCTCGCCGGTCACGTCGTGGACCAGCCGCCGGGCGTGCGGCACCGCGAACCCCGCCACGCCGCTCACCTCCCCGGAGAACACCCCGTACCTCGTCAACGCGCGAACGCGCCGGGG from Mycobacteriales bacterium includes:
- a CDS encoding ATP-binding protein, whose protein sequence is MTTDPVSLAARRARRAAAGAPSGDVAARLAALLVRDPAAVPAEVAAIAAAAGARQALVLAAADGVLRPVAAFPPGAPGAAAAPVVATRALLDGELVAWPAAWPALEPGATLVPLRAGGAAHGLLAVDGPAPGPGLVEVLVAFAAAALAATAADAERARAGAALAALATVTAALAAATDAAGVAAALAAAGLGSVAVRDHGVVLDGARGVAEADLPAPLAAAFDGWAADPRPVALAGGDTVGYPVLARGAVRGAVLVPAPVPEAADAAARALAVAAGATLARIDLERRLRRQRTRVAVLTRLHAVLDGATGATVVARLNDLLAPTGDEVVALRLRGRRAAPVEEGAVALPLRSGRRVVGDLVVRPVRRDDDAVAFLEAVAAGVAEHAARAAARERLEEAARDRAVAAERDRIAADLHDSVGQLFVGIGLLARRAADELPADSPWAQRFARLTDISREGKWAIDDAVRALAFVPARRGLVDSLRALARSVGADSGIDVAVRADGRARRLPAEAEQALFRVAHQALANAWRHARCTAVGVEVAYEPGAVRVRVRDDGVGLGQRPPDTSAGFGMSTMRRAVAGVGGTLRVANEEPHGVLVEARVPVGAR
- a CDS encoding response regulator transcription factor, with amino-acid sequence MIRVLVVDDHPIVREGIVASLGVEPDVTVVASLRTAEEALDSLSRLHPDVLVLDHGLPGASGVDTCQHLRRRAGGPAVVLLTGSPNAALLRRALQAGAVAFVAKDSAPSVLRDAVRAAHAGEPYIDPSLARVVIDLAERSTAKRGPYGLTRAELEVVALLPKGLMNREIATELGIAENTVKTHLRHALRKLDVRDRAQAAAIVVKEGWA
- a CDS encoding bifunctional riboflavin kinase/FAD synthetase, which gives rise to MQRWRGLDAAPPGWRRSVVTIGVFDGVHRGHQAIIGEAVARARAAGVPAVVLTFDPHPSEVVRPGSHPSVLTSPRYKAELVEGLGADVLCVLEFTPEFSRRTPAEFAHLVLVEHLHATAVVVGENFRFGHKAAGDVAELARIGERFGFAASGVPLVRDGDTTISSTYVRACVDGGDVAAASRALGREHRLEGVVVRGDARGRTLGYPTANLHTAPYAAVPADGVYAAWLVRGGERLPAAVSVGTTPTFQGRERRVEAFVLDFDGDLYGETVALDFVAALRAADTMTFESVDALVAQIGRDVANVRELLAP
- a CDS encoding response regulator transcription factor: MATGERRILVVDDDADVRSMVRLVLETEGYAVDVAGDGFAALRAVESLAPDCVVLDVMMPGLDGHAVLHRIRGGARSSLPVVMLTASADDDCAWQAWTEGVDYFLAKPFDADELLRYLDYLFHAGSRAS
- the rpsO gene encoding 30S ribosomal protein S15, which encodes MPLASDVKQQIMAEYATVERDTGSPEVQVAMLTRRIADLTEHLKTHKHDHHSRRGLLLLVGRRRRLLQYLAKTDINRYRALIERLGLRR
- a CDS encoding polyribonucleotide nucleotidyltransferase encodes the protein MASLQPHSTTAVVGDRTLTFSTGRLARQAGGSVTVTLGDTVVLSATTAAKAPRDQVDFFPLTVDVEERMYAAGKIPGGFFRREGKASEDATLTCRLTDRPLRPCFPKGFRNEVHVVMTILSIDDANPYDVVAINAAAASTLLAGLPFTGPVGATRVSHVDGRWVAFPTWEEGERATFDMVVAGRLLEDGDVAIMMVEAEATTATVELVAGGAQKPTEEVVAEGLEFAKGAIKACCEAQTELARLAAKPTAEYPVFAEYGDDVLAAVRGAVESELASALTIKGKQERETEVERVKDLAKEKLAAEFEGREKEVTAAYRSLTKTLVRRRIVTEKTRIDGRGLTDIRELHADVDVLPRVHGSALFERGETQILNVATLAMLRMEQMIDTLSPENRKRYMHHYNFPPYSTGETGFMRGPKRREIGHGALAERALLPVLPTKEEFPYAIRTVSEALGSNGSTSMGSVCASTLSLLAAGVPLKAPVAGIAMGLVYENGEYGVLTDILGAEDAYGDMDFKVAGTRDYVTALQLDTKLDGIPSDVLGGALQQAREARLQILDVMAEAIDGPAEMSPFAPRIITEKIPVDKIGEVIGPKGKVINQIQADTGAELTIEDDGTIYIGATDGIKAEAALTAIRQIVSPQMPQVGERFLGTVVKTTAFGAFVSLTPGKDGLIHISKLGKGKRLAKVEDAVNVGDKLQVEILEIDQRGKISLGLVDASAPAEGGAEAPAEAAATPAE
- a CDS encoding pitrilysin family protein, with protein sequence MARTLVRQGSDGTTIRRTVLPGGLRVVTESMPTVRSVAFGIWVGVGSRDESPGLAGASHFLEHLLFKGTKRRSALDIAAVMDAVGGEMNAFTAKEYTCYYARVLDSDLPLAVDVVSDMVTSSLIATDDVESERGVILEEIAMHDDAPDDIVHDAFAKAIFGDHPLGRPVLGTVDSITGVSRGSINGYYRRRYQPRNMVVAVAGNVDHARVVRLVRKAFAGFLDGDVDPAAPRAGSSAPRVLGGVQVTRRPTEQANLVLGTGGLARTDERRFALGVLNNALGGGMSSRLFQEVRERRGLAYSVYSYHSQYADTGLFGVYAGCAPARVTEVLSLCREQLDEVAAKGITAEEVARGKGQLKGSLVLGLEDTGSRMSRIGKGELVYGEQLTVDEVIARIDAVTPDDVRAVAADVLAPASLGLAVIGPFDDVDFSAAVA
- the dapB gene encoding 4-hydroxy-tetrahydrodipicolinate reductase; the encoded protein is MRVAVLGASGRMGTVTCAAIRDADDLELVDLGDAEVAVDFTHPDVVMDNVRTCVERGVHAVVGTTGFDDERLATLRSWLAAAPGVGVVVAPNFGLGAVLMMRFAEQAAAHFDSVEIVELHHPGKADAPSGTARATAARVAAARAAAGAAPAPDATSAALPGARGASVDGIPVHSVRVAGLVAHQEVLLGSAGETLTIRHGSTDRVSFMPGVLLAVRAVPSRPGLTLGLDALL